A section of the Sphingomonas ginsenosidivorax genome encodes:
- a CDS encoding alpha/beta hydrolase family protein: MLRLNPDHSFNYELLRILGTAHDHGADVAEVLDVAGEIVAGDFESWFDAFSKRARHVDAQAQGFANAGRDASARGTFFRAASYYRAADFFLHGQPDDPRIASIWKDATRCFDAANARLPIPGERIDVQADGFSVPAIFFRCSTDGVARPTLLLMNGYDGSQEEMYHVLGVAALSRDFNVVTFEGPGQPTVIRDQGLTFIDEWEKVVTPLVDWCQSQPEIDAGKLGLVGYSLGGWLVARSGCFEHRLAGIACVDGLFDPARAYRASLPDSICAAIDRRDASTANAALSTAMAANTILRWAIEQGMWAYGCATPMDLMLRFDKLTLDGIVDRITTPVLVCEGADDQFFLGQAERLADALGARGDHVRLTSADSASEHCHVGCSDLLGNVVLDWFESRMTNTPEPA, translated from the coding sequence ATGCTTCGACTGAACCCCGATCATTCGTTCAACTACGAGCTTCTCCGCATCCTCGGCACGGCGCACGACCACGGCGCCGACGTGGCGGAGGTCCTCGACGTCGCCGGCGAAATCGTCGCCGGCGATTTCGAGAGCTGGTTCGACGCGTTCAGCAAACGGGCGCGGCACGTCGATGCGCAGGCGCAAGGGTTCGCGAACGCCGGTCGCGATGCCAGCGCACGCGGCACGTTCTTCCGGGCTGCCAGCTATTACCGCGCGGCCGACTTCTTCCTGCACGGCCAGCCGGACGATCCCCGGATCGCGTCGATCTGGAAGGATGCGACCCGCTGCTTCGACGCCGCGAACGCACGGCTGCCGATCCCCGGCGAGCGGATCGACGTCCAGGCGGACGGGTTCAGCGTACCGGCGATCTTCTTCCGCTGCTCCACCGATGGTGTCGCGCGCCCGACGCTGCTGCTGATGAACGGCTATGACGGTTCGCAGGAGGAGATGTATCACGTGCTCGGCGTCGCCGCGCTGTCGCGCGACTTCAACGTCGTGACGTTCGAAGGACCGGGCCAGCCCACGGTGATCCGGGACCAGGGCCTGACCTTCATCGACGAGTGGGAGAAGGTCGTGACGCCGCTCGTCGACTGGTGCCAAAGCCAGCCGGAGATAGACGCGGGCAAACTCGGCCTCGTCGGCTATTCGCTGGGTGGCTGGCTCGTCGCGCGGAGCGGCTGTTTCGAGCATCGCCTGGCGGGGATCGCCTGTGTCGACGGCCTGTTCGATCCGGCCCGTGCGTATCGCGCGAGCCTGCCGGACTCGATCTGCGCCGCGATCGACCGGCGGGACGCCTCCACCGCCAACGCGGCCCTGTCGACGGCGATGGCGGCCAACACCATTCTGCGGTGGGCGATCGAGCAGGGTATGTGGGCCTATGGCTGCGCAACCCCGATGGACCTCATGCTGCGTTTCGACAAACTGACGCTTGATGGCATCGTCGATCGGATCACGACCCCGGTGCTGGTATGCGAGGGCGCGGACGACCAGTTCTTCCTCGGTCAGGCCGAGCGGCTTGCCGATGCGCTCGGCGCGCGTGGCGATCACGTGCGTCTGACATCCGCGGACTCCGCGTCCGAGCATTGCCATGTCGGGTGCAGCGACCTTCTGGGCAACGTCGTCCTCGACTGGTTCGAAAGCCGGATGACGAACACCCCCGAGCCCGCCTGA